TTGCTGCAATTGAGTTAGAGTGAACTTTGCAGGCAATAATTCATAAGGTGTTGTCGAATATGTAACTGTTTTTTTGAGCCTGTCAAGACTCAGCTCTATAATATCCTTATGGTCAAATGCGAGATCTGGCAACTCTGTTACAGGAAACCATTTCAATTGTCGCATATAATTGGACCCTGAAAAGATCTTATTTTTCACTTCTTCCATCTGCACAAGAGCAAGATAAGCAACAGTTAAGATCCTCCCTTCTGGATGTCTTTTCACCCCGGCAAATGCTGCCAGCTGATCCATATAAATATCTTTTAACCCTGTCATTTCAAATAAGATACGAGCAACGGCATCTTCCATTTCTTCATACTTATTCACAAAATAGCCGGGCAAAGCCCACCAATCCTTATAAGGATATTCATTCCTTTCTGCCAATAATACTTTTAATTGGCCCTCATCAAATGTAAGAATGACGCAATCTATGGTAAAATGTGTCTGCAAAATTTAAATTTATTTATATTGATCAATTGTTTCGTGAAAACCTCAACAATAATAACAATTACACAAACAAATTACCAAAAAAATTTAATAGTGTAAGAAATACACATTATATTCGTAAAACAAAAATACGAAAGACCTAATGAACAAGATACGAAGGATTGGCGTTTATACATCAGGTGGCGATGCCCCAGGGATGAATGCTGCCATTCGCGCAGTAGTTCGTACAGCACTGTTTAATGACTTAAAAGTAACCGGTATATTTAGAGGATATGAAGGAATGATCGAGGGTGATTTTACCGAAATGGTAAGTCGATCCGTAAGTTCCATCCTACAAAAAGGTGGAACCATCCTAAAATCAGCTCGCTGTCCCGAATTTAGAACTCCCGAAGGCCGTAAAAAAGCCTATGAAAATGTTAGAAAAGCAGGAATTGACGCTTTAGTTGCTATTGGCGGAGATGGTACCTTCACAGGTGCAGAAATCTTCTCCCAAGAATATGATATCCCAGTGATGTGTATTCCAGGTACAATCGACAATGACCTCTATGGAACCGACTATACACTAGGATTTGACACGGCCAACAATACAGTTATTGACGCCATTGATAAAATCAAAGATACAGCAGCTTCCCACAATCGACTTTTCTTTGTCGAAGTAATGGGAAGAGATTCAGGATGTATAGCCTTGAATGCTGGAGTTGCAGGTGGTGCTGAAGCTATTATGCTTCCGGAAAAAGAAACGGCTATTGATGAATTGATCGAAATGCTTGAAGTAGCAAAAGATAGAAACAAAACTTCAATGATCGTAATCATCGCTGAAGGTGATAAAAATGGCGGTGCTTACAATGTCGCGAAACGTGTGGAAGAAAAATTTGATTTTTATGACACAAAAGTTAGTATATTAGGACATTTACAGCGTGGAGGGTCCCCAAGTAGCTTTGACCGAGTACTTGCAACCCGTATGGGATACTTCGCGGTCAATGAACTAGTAAAAGGCAATAGAAGTGCAACTGTGGGTATCCGTGGAAGCAAAATGGTAGCTACAAGTCTTGAAGAAGCTTTGCGTGGCAAAGAATTCAAACTGGACGAAGAGTTGGTCACTATTGCAGAAGTAATGAACATTTAAACTTATGATTGCAGTCGTATTTAGTGGATCAAGATACGCCGATTGGCGACTTGCCGAAAAAGGAAGAGTCCTACATGGATTCAGAACTTCCGGCATAAACCCCTATATACAAGATGAAAGATTTATCTTTCAACTCCTGAACAAAAACACCCAACTCATCAATAATGCCGAAAGAATCCGTAAAATTTATTTTTTCGGAGCCGGAGCATCATCCAAAGAAAGACAAGAAAAAATTGAAAAAGTATTTTCTCAATTCTTTAAAAATGCAAAAGTCAAAGTATCACATGATATGCTGGCTTCTGCAATTTCAACTTTCGGAAATGAAAAAGGCATCATCGGAATAATTGGCAGTGGCTCAAATGCAGCCTATTACAACGGTAGAAAGATTGTCGATAACAACTATGGATTGGGATACATTTTAGCAGATGAAGCTTCAACGAATTGGCAAGCACGCCAGATATTGAAAGACTTCCTGACTGAATCAATGCCACAGGGTTTCCGGGAAAAACTTTTGCACAAACATAATATGGATCGAAAGACCATATTGGACAAAACATATAATACCCCGAACCCGAACATCTTTTTAACTTCTTTTGCGGACTTTATCCTTGAAAACAAAGATGATCCCTACATGGAAGGGATTATCAGGAAAGGACTGGAAACATATGTTAAAACTTATCTTATACCGCTTTCAGAAACCTATCCGGACTCAACATTGAATTTCACAGGTTCTGTGGCTAACAACTATGCTGATTGGCTCCGGGAAATTGCAAAAGAGAACCATTTGGCAGTGGGAACCATTATAAGAGAACCTGTACAGAATCTTGTAAAATATTTTATAAATAAAAATTAGTAAAAATGAAAATTGGAATTAACGGATTTGGCCGTATTGGCCGTTTAGCATTCAGAGCTGCTGTAAAACGCAGTGATATTGAGGTAGTAGGGATCAATGACTTAGTTGAGCCTGATTACTTAGCTTATATGTTAAAATACGATTCAACTCACGGTCAATTTGACGGTACAGTTGAAGTTAAAGACGGAAACTTAATCGTAAATGGCAAAACAATTCGCGTAACAGCTGAAAAAGACCCTGCAAACCTAAAATGGGATGAAGTAGGTGCTGAAGTAGTTATCGAATCTACAGGTTTCTTCTTGACTCAAGAATTAGCTCAAAAACATATCGATGCTGGTGCGAAAAAAGTAATCATGTCTGCTCCTGCCAAAGATGATACTCCTACATTCGTAATGGGTGTAAACAACAAAGAATTAAAACCAGAGTACAATATCGTTTCTAACGCTTCTTGTACTACAAACTGTCTTGCTCCTATTGCTAAAGTTTTGAATGACAAATTCGGAATCGTAGAAGGATTGATGACTACAGTACATGCTGTTACTGCAACACAAAAAACTGTTGACGGTCCTTCAGTAAAAGACTGGAGAGGTGGTCGTGGTGCTTACCAAAACATCATCCCTTCTTCTACTGGCGCAGCAAAAGCAG
The Sphingobacterium daejeonense genome window above contains:
- a CDS encoding BadF/BadG/BcrA/BcrD ATPase family protein, which gives rise to MIAVVFSGSRYADWRLAEKGRVLHGFRTSGINPYIQDERFIFQLLNKNTQLINNAERIRKIYFFGAGASSKERQEKIEKVFSQFFKNAKVKVSHDMLASAISTFGNEKGIIGIIGSGSNAAYYNGRKIVDNNYGLGYILADEASTNWQARQILKDFLTESMPQGFREKLLHKHNMDRKTILDKTYNTPNPNIFLTSFADFILENKDDPYMEGIIRKGLETYVKTYLIPLSETYPDSTLNFTGSVANNYADWLREIAKENHLAVGTIIREPVQNLVKYFINKN
- the pfkA gene encoding 6-phosphofructokinase → MNKIRRIGVYTSGGDAPGMNAAIRAVVRTALFNDLKVTGIFRGYEGMIEGDFTEMVSRSVSSILQKGGTILKSARCPEFRTPEGRKKAYENVRKAGIDALVAIGGDGTFTGAEIFSQEYDIPVMCIPGTIDNDLYGTDYTLGFDTANNTVIDAIDKIKDTAASHNRLFFVEVMGRDSGCIALNAGVAGGAEAIMLPEKETAIDELIEMLEVAKDRNKTSMIVIIAEGDKNGGAYNVAKRVEEKFDFYDTKVSILGHLQRGGSPSSFDRVLATRMGYFAVNELVKGNRSATVGIRGSKMVATSLEEALRGKEFKLDEELVTIAEVMNI
- a CDS encoding NUDIX hydrolase; its protein translation is MQTHFTIDCVILTFDEGQLKVLLAERNEYPYKDWWALPGYFVNKYEEMEDAVARILFEMTGLKDIYMDQLAAFAGVKRHPEGRILTVAYLALVQMEEVKNKIFSGSNYMRQLKWFPVTELPDLAFDHKDIIELSLDRLKKTVTYSTTPYELLPAKFTLTQLQQVYEALLNKQLDKRNFRKKINNLGYLKELNEFQKGVSYRAAKLYSFDKKKFHKTFSQE
- the gap gene encoding type I glyceraldehyde-3-phosphate dehydrogenase; translated protein: MKIGINGFGRIGRLAFRAAVKRSDIEVVGINDLVEPDYLAYMLKYDSTHGQFDGTVEVKDGNLIVNGKTIRVTAEKDPANLKWDEVGAEVVIESTGFFLTQELAQKHIDAGAKKVIMSAPAKDDTPTFVMGVNNKELKPEYNIVSNASCTTNCLAPIAKVLNDKFGIVEGLMTTVHAVTATQKTVDGPSVKDWRGGRGAYQNIIPSSTGAAKAVGLVLPELKGKLTGMSLRVPTADVSVVDLTVRLEKGASYEEIKKAMKEASEGELKGILGYTEDDVVSTDFLGDARTSIFDAKAGISLNDNFVKVVSWYDNEWGYSNKIIDLAQEVGKLS